One Deltaproteobacteria bacterium genomic window, GCACCCGGAGCGCCTGCTTGAGGTTCTCCCCGGCGGCTTCGTCAAGGGAGGTGAGCACGACGCGCTTTATGTGTGCCTCGTGAAGTACCCCGAGAAACTCGGACATGGCATCGCGGCTGTAGGTGACCTTTCCCTCGAGCCGGTCGGTCACGGCGGCACCGACGTCCCGGGCCTCCCCCTCCAGCCCCTCCGGCAGCGAGCCGAGCGCCGCCTGGAGGCGCTCCGTGAAGACGGCCTCTGGCAGATACCGGCTCAGGGCGACGTCGACGGAATCCTTTTTCAGCTCCCGGGAACGGTCGCCTACCCGGTAGCCGTCCTCGGTGATGATGAGTTTGGCGCCCATGTTGTAGACGGTATCGCTGAACATGTCGGGTCCCTTGGCCCCGAAGAGAAAGTGGTAGGTGGCCCCCACCAGGGTCACCGCCAGCTGGGCGATCAACCCCTTGATGTCGGTGGACATGTAGATGACGACCATGTCCCCCGGCGCCAGCCCCATGTCGACCAGGACGTTCGCCAGGCGGTTGACCTCCCGCCGGATCTGGGCATAGGTGTAGGTCTCCACGTCCACGTTCTTGCCGTCCTTCTGGTCTTCGCCGATGTTTATCACGCGGCGTTCGTCGATAAGGCCCTGTTCCTCGAGCTGGTCGAAGATCGCCCGGGTGGGGTTGATCCTTCCGTCCTCGAAGCGGCGGACCACCGGGTAGCTGGAAAGGTCAAGGGAGACGGTTGGCCGCTTGCTCCACGCGTAGGGGTAGACCATGTCGAGCTCGAACTTCTCGGGATGGGTCAGCCAGGCGCGACGCACTACGCGCCAGCCCATCTGGGTCTCCATGAGCGACCTGACAACGCCGAGTTCGTCGGTGACCCGTCCGTCTGACCACTGGGAGTTGCGAAGATCCACGTGCAGGCTAACGGTCCTTTCGGGATTGCCCTCTGCGCTGAAGACCCGTCTCTTCTCCCCGCAGTGGTAGTCCCCACCAAAAAGCAGGTACTTCTCGTCCCCGTAAGCAAATGGCGTGTCTTTCTCGAGCCGGGAGCCGGTGGGGATGGGTGTGGCCGGGATCTCCGTTCGAAATCCCTTCGCGTCGGACAGAACGATTCGATCCAGATGGCTGCCGGCCTCCCGGGAGACGATTCCCTTTCTCAAGCCGAGGACGCCCTCCAGATGGGCGAAGCCGGCGGTCATCTCCTGGGAGAACTTCAGCTCCACTTCCCGCGCCTCGTCCTCGCTATAGAGGCCTTCCTTCGCGAAGGTGTCGATCAGAAACTCCGTTACCCACACCGCCTGGGCCGAGGACGATCGCATCGCGGCCAGGGATGTTTGCGCAAAGAGGTCCCCGCCTGCTGCTGCCTGCTCGAGACTGGCGAAGATGTCCCCCAGGTACCCCTGGTTTTCCTGGCCGTATCCGAAGTGGCGGCCGATTTTCTCCGTGAGGTCGGAAACCTCGCTCGTCAGGGACTCGCTGGTGCCACCCCTCTTCTCCAGGAGAGCGAGGATCCGTCCGTTATCCAGGTGACCCCCGGCATGCCGCAGTTCGCCGATGAACCCTTCCACGTCCTCTTCTATGTACCCCTGGGCCAGCCCCAGGCCTGTCGCCTGCTTTCCGCCCATCGGCTGCCCGGTCAGCGCGTAGAACAGCGCTGCCGCATGCCCTATGCGCCTTGGCAGAAACCAGGTGGCCCCGTTCCCGGGGATGAGGCCGAAAGCGACCTCGGGTATCTGGATCCGCGAGGTGTCGTCGGTGATCATGAAGTCGGCAGCCGCAGCGATGCCCAGGGCAGAGCCCGCGCACAGACCCCGAACTACGCTGATTGTCGGGATGCTCAGGCTGCGAATCTTATCAGACAGGATCTTCAGGTCCCCGAGGAACCGGAAAGCCCGCTTCTGCTCGNNNNNNNNNNNNNNNNNNNNNNNNNNNNNNNNNNNNNNNNNNNNNNNNNNNNNNNNNNNNNCCACCCGGTCCACGAGCTCGATCATGCGGGTAATGTCTGCTGGGCCGAGAGAGTTTCCTTCTCGGGCGCTTTCTATCTGTATGAAGGCAATGCCGTCCCATGCAGCGTCGATTTCAACCGGAATCATCTTCATTGGCTCCCCCCTGGACTGTTCAGGTGGCTGGTAAAATCGTTCCGGAAAGCATGGGTGAANNNNNNNNNNNNNNNNNNNNNNNNNNNNNNNNNNNNNNNNNNNNNNNNNNNNNNNNNNNNNNNNNNNNNNNNNNNNGGGGAAAAATGTGAGGAAATGGGAACTGACCCCGGTTGAAACTTCTCCTGTCGCTTTTCATCGCAACCTTGTCAATGCAAACGCAAGGAGGAATGCAAGATGCGTATTATCGGTGCAGTGCTGATTCTTGTCATGACCGCAGTTTCCGCCCACGGGGAGGTGCGCGGGAAGCCGCTGGACTACACCTCGGACGGGACGACGATGAAGGGCTACGTGGCCTACGACGACTCCTTTACCGGCAAGCGCCCCGGCATTTTGGTGGTGCACGAGGTCTGGGGGAACAACGAGTATGCGAGATCGCGGGCGAGAATGCTGGCCGAGCTGGGTTACGTTGCCCTGGCCCTGGACATGTACGGTGAGGGAAGACAGTCCGGGCACCCCGACGAGGCCAGGAAATTCGCATCGGAGATCAGGAAGAACATGGACCTGGGACGGAAGAGGTTTATTTCGGCCATGGAGGTGCTCAAGAAACAGGAGCAAACCGATCCCGACCGCATCGGCGCAATCGGCTATTGCTTCGGCGGGGGAATCGCTCTGCAGATGGCCCGTGACGGCCTTGACCTCAAGGGAGTGGCGAGCTTCCACGGCGGGCTGGCCACGTCTGACCCCGCGAAGCCCGGGGCGGTAAAGGCGAAAATCCTGGTCCTGAACGGGGCCGATGATACCTTCGTGACGCCCGAGCAGATCGATGGTTTCAAGAAAGAGATGGAGGGCGCGGGCGCCGATTTTAGCTTCATCTCCTACCCGGGAGCCGTCCACGGCTTCACCAACCCCGAAGCGGACGAAAACGCGAGGAAGTACAACATGAAGATCGGGTACAACGCCGATGCCGATGCAAAGTCCTGGGAGGAGATGAAAGAGTTCTTCACGAAGGTGTTCAAAAAGTAGGGGCCCGCTCTCTCCATACCGGCATTCTCGGAAAAGAAGGGGATACGTGAAAAACACCCATTTCGTGTAGCCGCCCGCTTGTGGCCGGGATTTACGCAGGGGATCCCGGGGGGTTCCGGCACACATCCCGGAATACGATCCCGCGTCGGTGGTCAGGGCTTTTCCATGCACTGAAACCGGAAAGAATCCCGCCGCCAAGTCCGGTATCTTGCAGGATTTCTTTGTGCTATATTGGATGAAAATCCACGGGGCGGTCTTTTTCGCCCGCACGCAGGACGAGGTGCCATGAAGTTCGCTGTCGCTGCAGCGCCCTCGGGGGACGCCTGCAAGATGATCCGCATTTGCCTTCAGCCGGCATACCGGACCGACGGGGTATCAACGGGAGAAAAGCTCGCACACCTTCCCCGCAGAGATCGGTACGAGCTGGTTTTCATAGACATGGGTTTTGTCATGCACGATAAGAGGGAATCGGGAGACGCCGGCTACCAGGGCGTGATCGGCCGTTACCGGCATGCGTTCCCGGCAGCCGAGATCATCGTCATGGGCGAGCAGGAGCTGATCAGGGAGATGGTCATGGCGGTGAAGGGGGGGGCGAGCAACTATCTCACCTATCCGATAAACCCCGAGGAGGTTACATTCATTACCGAGAGTCTCCATGAGTCTCTCAGGATGGAGTCGGAGCTCGATTATCACCGGGACAGGCTCCTGGAAAAGGATTTCGTGGAGTTCACGGAGACGCACTCCCCGATCATGGAGGAGGTCCTGAGCAAGGTACGGTCCGTTGCCCGCACGAAGACCACCGTTTTCATCACCGGCGAGACGGGCACCGGGAAAGGGGTGATTGCAAAGATGATACACACCCTGAGCAGCAGGCGGGATCGACAGTTCATAAGCGTCCACTGCGGCGCGATTCCCGATACCCTGCTGGAAAGCGAGCTCTTCGGTCACGAGAAGGGCGCCTTTACCGGGGCGATACGAAGGAAGCTGGGAAGGTTCGAGCTTGCAAGCGGGGGCACGATCTTCCTGGATGAAATCGGCACCATCACCCCCATGATGCAGGTCAAGCTCCTGCAGGTCCTCCAGGATCAGACCATCCAGCGGATCGGCGGGGAGGGGATGATCGGGGTGGACGTGCGGATCATAATCGCCACCAACGAGGATCTCGAAAAAAAGTGTGCCGAGGGGGCATTCAGAAAGGATCTCTACTACCGGCTGAACGTGTTTCCCATCGAGATCCCTCCCCTCCGGGACAGGGCCGAGGACATCCCAATCTTCATCGACTCCTTCCTCAGGAGGCTGAACGCGACGTACGGGAAAACGATAACGGGAGTGGACCCACTGGTGATCAGTGGCTTCGATCAGTACCGGTGGCCCGGGAACATCCGGGAGATGGAAAACATCGTGGAGAGGGCGTACATACTCGAGTCCTCCCCGGTCCTGACACCGAGGCACTTCCCTGCCGACATATTCACCGGGCCGGGAAGAATGGCGAGGGTGCCCATAGACACGTCTGTTACCCTTTCCGACGTGAGGGAGCGGTCCCTGGGGTTCGTCGAGAGCCAGTACCTGAGGGAGCTTTTGCAGAGAAACCGGGGCAGTATCAAGAACACGGCGAGCGAGGCGGGCGTCGGCGTGCGCCAGCTGCACAAGCTCATGAAAAAGCACGGCATAAAGAAGGAAGAGTACCGACCCTCCGGCACTTCCCGGGACAGAAAACCAGAACAATAAGTTCCTATAAGGAAAATTCGGAACCCTCTGTTCCTATCATCGTAAATGTACATCAATACAGGAAGTTTTCGCATCTCTTCTCAGCGGAGAGGATTTTTTCCTGACAGACAGGAACCATCAGTTCCGACCTTTTTCGTGAGCTCTCAATAAAAGCAACAAATTCAGCAGGTTAGGAGTTGGCACCGTTTTTGCTATCTCTGTTTCCTGTCGGGTTCGCCCCGTAAAAAAAAAGCGGAATTAAGGAATGTCCGTGGTGAAAAGCGACCCACAGCAGATGGTTGTCCTCCGGGGTATCGTCACCGCTTCCAGCTGGGACACCGAGGGGCAGGTTACCGGAATCCAGATTTCTGGCCCCGGCGAAGAGGAATATGTCCTTGAAAACGAGGGAAGCGTCCAGGCCCTGATGCGTCACATTCGCGAGGAGATCGAGGTATCGGGCTTCCTGGTTGATTACCCGACGGGAAAAAGGGGAATCAAGGTNNNNNNNNNNNNNNNNNNNNNNNNNNNNNNNNNNNNNNNNAGGCGCGGCCCCCGTTTTGTCGGGCCGGTAAAGAGACTGACGGTACCTGATACGCGGATGGTGCCGAACAAAAAAGAAAGGGAGGGTGCTTCATGAAGAAAGGTGCGGCGAGAAATGCGATGGTATGTATCACATGTCTGGTTCTGCTCATTGCCCTGTTTTCGACGGTTCCGTCGGCATCAGCGGCGACAGCAGAGGACACGATATCGATCGAGGGGGTCGTGGAGGCTGTCGAGGTCGGCGATGATGGGAAGCCCTCGATTATCGTGATCAACACCGAGGATGGGGANNNNNNNNNNNNNNNNNNNNNNNNNNNNNNNNNNNNNNNNNNNGAAGGGTTCCGCTTCATCCTCGTGGACGAATTCACGGTAGAGGAACAGTAAGAACGATGCAGCCAGGAAATGCTCCGGGACGGGGTCCCATCCGGCGCACAGGTTGAAAAGACCCCGGGTTCCGGTAAACCCGTTGCCGGAGCCCGGGAGGCTTTTTCACACCGCGCGCTGATGGTGTGAGCCAGATTGTTTTCCCGGGCGACGTCAGGACGGATTTTTCCCGGTTATCAGGCCGATGCTCGCGATGAGTGTTCGCCTGATATCGGCCCACTTCCTGCTGTCTTCGATGTGTTTGCTGTTCACTTCCAGCTCGATGCCCCGGTAGAGTTCCTCGAAAAATCGTCCCCTGAGGTATGTGGTAAAACCGTCGCTGGCCCCCCGGTACGGGTAATTCAGGCGAATGCGCAGACCCGGCGACATGCCTTTGATGATATCCCGCCATTTTGCGGCCAGGTCCCTTTCGTGAGTCCTTGCGGGCTCGTACAGCAGGCCCAGGTCGGCCCTGCGGACTCTGCCCTTGAGAACCGGCGTGAAGGTGTGAACGGATACGTGCAGGACCGGTTTTCCCCCTTTGACCATGTCCCGTATCCGTGATTCCACGCTGTTGCGGTACGGGTGGTAATGCAACCGGAGGACCTTCTCCTTTTCCTTTTCGGGGAGGCAGCGGCTGANNCGGCTGAGCTCGGAGAAGAGCCCCCTTTTGTGGGCGGAGCGATTGCTGTCCACCAGGAGGCGAGATACGGTTGCCAAGAAAAGGGGTGCAGAGTGGGACGAGGCTATTGCCCGGGCAAGCCCCCGTGCGCCGCGGTCGAACCCTCTGTGGGTCTCGAGAATGTGTTCGTTGCCACGAAACAGTTCCCGGTACTCCCGGGGTATGCGATTTCCGCCATGTTCGCAGGTTATGATGAGGGCATTTGCGCTAACCAGTGTAGATTCTCCCTTCCGCGAGGCAGTCGCACAACCCCCGGTAGACGTCAGAGACCCTCTCGGGCGCAAGCTCCCCGCCGAGTGCCCGTAAGATTCTGCTCGAAAGGGTGCCGTTTTTGATTATCGCAAGAAGGGTATCTCTCCAGGCGGCCGTCTCCTCCCGGGTGGCGGGAAAGAGCGTCTCCACGAGGTGCTGCCACAGCTCCCCTGCGGTGCACCGGCCGGAGAGGCGGAAACCGAGGGCGTCGAGGTACTTCCTGTCGGATATGACGGCATACTCCCCCGCGGTCATGGTGGTAAGCATAACCCTTTCCAGTTCCTCCACGCCGAAGGATTTCTGTCTGGCCACGTCGCACCAGAGTTCCGAGACCATCGCCTCGATTACCCTGACGATCGCTGCGATGATGGAAAGGTCCGCCATCGGGCACTCCTGTATGTCGATTATGCGGATCTCGATGGTGCTGCGTTCGAACCTTGCTATGGCGCCCCGGGCGTTGAGCCACTCGTGTCGCAGTATGCCTTCCGGGTCGTGGGGTGCGATGTCCCGGTACAGCCTCTGGAGGATGAGGTGATCGTACTCCTTCGGTGTAAACACGGGTTCGGGGATCACCCTTCCGGTTATGGAGGGAATCTTCCCGGAGTTTTTCCGGTAGAGGTCGAGACGGGTGTCCAGCATTCCCGTCGGTTTCAACTCCAACAGTGGTGAACTGGCAGCGATGGCGGGAATGATCGGCAAAATGAGGCGGACGGCCGCGTGGAGGCGGCCGAATTCTTCGTCGCCGGCGAAGGGGAGGTTGAGGTGGGAACACTGCAGGTTTGCCCATCCGTGACCCCTGCAGTCGAAGATTCTGTTGAACGCGTCGTATATCTCGTTGTCCTGGTGGGGCCAGAGCTTCATCTCCCGGTCGGGATTCATCCAGGGGTGCGTTGAGGTGGGCATCAGGCGCCCCCCCAGGGGATCGAGAAGCCTGTTTACCCTGCCCACGTGGTCATGAAATATTTCGGGAAGGGGATGGAGGTTTTTCGCGGGCCCATTCGTTTTGAGCTCGATAACGTGGAGGACGAGCTCGTTGGACCACAGCAGGTTCCCTACCTCCACCTCGGATTCGTATTCCCCCGCAACGGCGCAAAGGACCTCGTCGGAGACGGGGAGAACATCGAGCGATGCCGAGTCGACGATCATGTATTCCAGCTCGACTCCGAAACCGCTGAAACGGAATTTCGAGGGCACAGCGCTCAGGGCATGCCACCTCCCCGTTTCTGCTTTTCTATCCTCTTCAGGACCACTTCCATGATTTTTCTGTACAGCCCGTCCTTGAGAACGGCGTCCTCAAATCCCGCATCGATGCTCGGGTTGTCATTGANNCCTATTATGTTTGCGGCCTTCACGGCGGTTCGGACCATGTTCCTCGGGGCCCGTTCAACGGGGAACGTCTCCACCTTTCCCTCGGATGTTTTCCCCATTTTGGTCCTCTTGATGATCTGCCAGTGTTTTCTCGCCATGTAGTACTTGCACACGTAGAGGGGTTTTCCGTCAAGGATTCCCACCCGCCAGTCGAAGGGAGTGGGCAGGTATTCCTGGGCGATGACCAGGTCCGATTTTTCCAGCATTTCCATGACCGCTCTCTTCATCGAATTTTTATCTTCCACCTTTATCACGCCCTGCGAGAAGGAGCTGTCGGGCTTTTTGAGGATGCAGGGCAGTTTCAACACGTCGGCTATCCCCGATACGTTTTCCCGGTGAACGATGAGCGTTTTCGGCGCGGGGATCCCGTGCTGGTAAAGCAGCTCGGCCAGGTAGACTTTGTTCGTGCACTTCAGTATCGAGTCGGGGTCGTCGATGACAACGAGCCCTTCCGCCGCCGCCCGGCGGGCAAAGCGGTAGGTGTGGTGGTTGACGGCGGTCGTTTCCCGGATGAAGAGGGCGTCAAACTCGGCGATCCGCCCGTAGTCTTCCCTCTCGATCAGCTCCGTCCTCATGCCGAGCGAAATCGCCGCCTTGACGAAGCGCTTGAGTGCCCTCTCGTCGGAGGGAGGCTCGTGCTCCATGGGGTTTCGCAAAATGGCAAGGTCGAACCGGGGGGCAGCCCTTTTCGAGACGGCTATCCTTTTTCCCGAGAAGTATTCCCGTGCAAATTCAACGACAAATTCCTGGTGGGTCTCCGGAATTTCGCTCGCAGCGACCGGGCGTATGCTGTGGAGCCGCCAGAGGTCGTTCTTCCTGAAGTGAGCCTGCAGAAGAGGCGCCTGAAAGAGCTTGAAAAGGTTCCTGCTCAGGCGGTCATGTTTCTTTGCCATGTTGCGGCCGAAATAGATGCTGAGGGTAAACTCCCCGGACTGGATCGTTTTCAGCGACTGCTGGATGATCTCGTCTATATCCTCGGAGATGAAGCGTGTGATGGACGGTGATTTCATGTCCTGCATCGCCATGATGCTCGGAAAGGCTCTGTGCCCCCTCGCCGAGGCGAGCAGCGAAACATAGTATCCGGTGCTCTGGTAGCGGTACGACCTGCAGAGGTTGAAGACTCGCGCGCCGCGAAGCCTGCTGTAGCGGTTTTCGGCAAGGTATTTTCTGGCAGATACGAGCTCCACCCCGGGCAGGTCGAAAGGCCAGTCGGCGGGGTTATTTGCGACGATCAGAACGGCCACGTTTGTCTCCTCTACGGCCCCACCGGGGTTCGATAACGAGCAGGTTCGCGTCGTATGTGAGGATACCGAGGAGTATGGAGCATACCAGCCTGTCGATGTTCACCTCGTAGAGGTGTTTCATCGATTTCTGCTCATACACGTATGGATCGGCGACGAGTACCGATCGGTCCTCCCGGTCGTACCCGCACAAAACGACGAAGTGGCCTGCCGGTTCTCCGAGAAGATCGTCATATTCAGAATCGGGTCCGTATTCCCGCTCACTCCGGTAGAGGTAGGTGGCGCTGAGTCCCGTGAGGATGGGAATCGACCGTTTCATGTGCTTTCTGATCAGGGCGGTCGTGAGGTCTTCGAATCTCAGTTCACCCCCGAGGTCGAGAAATTTCAGGTAGTACCGGGAGGCGGCCCTGAGTTTCGCCACCTTTTTTTTCTGCATCTGGGCGCCGAGCCGCTCCCTGAGGTAGCCCGGGCCTGCCGCGAACCAGGTAGGGTCGAATATCTGGAGGTTGTAGGTGTATATTCTCGCCCGGTATCCTCGTTCGAGGGCATGACAGGCAAGCTGGACGGCCAGGGTTCCCCCCTCCTTGAGGTGAGGCACCTCGGAAATGATCCGGTCCAGGGGCACATCGTCGCCGAAGTACCGATAGATTGCGTGAAGGCAGGTCGGGCCGCAGCTCAGATCGTCGGGTTGAGGGAGGATTTCGAAAGCAAGACGGGTCTTCATCGTATATTTCTCACGCTGCCGTTGGATTCATGAGAAATATGTCCCGCTCATCTCATCGTTTCGATACGTGTGATAAAACCCTGGGTAATTATAATACAGGCGCAAGAAAAAATAACCTTTTCCTTCTCTTCCCCCCGGGGTCAGTTCCCATTTTCTCAGGTTTTAGCGTCATTCCGCGCACCTGATATGAGGATATGGGAACTGACCCCGGGATGTGGACATGCCTACGGGCTCAGTTCACGGCTTTTTTTCCAGTTCCTTTATTTTCCTTCTCATCTCGATATCGTTGATCATCGCTCCCAGCTTGTTCATGATCGCATCCACGGCTCCGTTCCAGTGTGTCCAATCGGGCCCCATCATGCTGGCTCCCATTCTCCAGCGCCTCCCGTCGTGGTGCCAGACGAGGTAGTGCATGATCTCGGGTGTCTCGTCGAGGGGGTTGTCCTTGCTGATGAGTCCCTCCTCGTAGGCCTGTTTGAGCAGGTTGTCGGTGTAATCCCAGAGCCTGTTGTAGTCTGCCACGACCCTGTCGAACTCGATGAGATAGTTGTCGGCCCACTGGCTGGAGTGGCACTGGTAGCAGACCTTTTTCATTTCTGCCCTTCCCCTTTCCGCTTTTTCTTTGTCGGGAACCCTTTTGAGGACGAAATCCAGCTCATCGGGCCCCTTCCACTGAGGAACCGATTTTTTCGGCTGCAGTTCCCAGTAGAGCCTCGCCCCCACGTCGTGCGTGGTCTTGACGGCCTTCCCGAAACCGCTGATGTGGCACGTTGCGCATGTAGGTGCCACTATGTCTTCCGGGCCCCACTTCCCCGATGGGGCACTCCAGTTCCAGCTCTCCCCTGACGAGGCGTATATGTTTCCGTGCTTGGATTCCTCGTAGATCTCGTGCTGGGGGTGGTCGGGCCCGAGGTGGCACTGGCCGCATGTTTCGGGCTTTCTCGCTTCCTCGATACTGAACCGGTGCCTCGTGTGGCAGTAGGTGCATGCCCCCAGGCTCCCGTCGGGATTTATCCTCCCCACGCCCGCGTTGGGCCAACCGGAGAGCTTCCCCTCGGGTCCGGCGATGATGAAGGAGCCATGACATTCTATGCACCCCAGGACCACGTTGTTGTGGTTGTATTCAGGGTCATCGAGGAGGCCTATTTTCTTCAGTATGCCGCTATCCGGAAAAAGCGGCGTGAGGGCTCTTTTCGCCATCTCCTCGGGGTTGAGCTTTTTTGCGGTTTCCTGCGTCATTGGATCGAGCCCCATCTCCCTGGCCTTCATGTAGTATGGTTTCAGAGGTCCGAGGAAAGCACCCCAGGCGTGTTTACTCACCGAGTTCTGCTCCACCGCTTCCGCGTGGCAACCCGCGCAGTATCGGGGAGAGGGCACTGCGGTTATCATTTTCTCTCCGTGGCGGTAAGCCGAGGGGTCGCCATCTTTTCCCCCGTGGCAACCGAGACAGCTGACATCCTCGGTACTGTGTTTGCTGTCCTTCCACTGCTTCACGATCCCCGGCGTCTTCGTCACGTGGCATCCGACGCAGGGGGCCTTGCCGCCGGCCT contains:
- a CDS encoding AAA domain-containing protein produces the protein MKFAVAAAPSGDACKMIRICLQPAYRTDGVSTGEKLAHLPRRDRYELVFIDMGFVMHDKRESGDAGYQGVIGRYRHAFPAAEIIVMGEQELIREMVMAVKGGASNYLTYPINPEEVTFITESLHESLRMESELDYHRDRLLEKDFVEFTETHSPIMEEVLSKVRSVARTKTTVFITGETGTGKGVIAKMIHTLSSRRDRQFISVHCGAIPDTLLESELFGHEKGAFTGAIRRKLGRFELASGGTIFLDEIGTITPMMQVKLLQVLQDQTIQRIGGEGMIGVDVRIIIATNEDLEKKCAEGAFRKDLYYRLNVFPIEIPPLRDRAEDIPIFIDSFLRRLNATYGKTITGVDPLVISGFDQYRWPGNIREMENIVERAYILESSPVLTPRHFPADIFTGPGRMARVPIDTSVTLSDVRERSLGFVESQYLRELLQRNRGSIKNTASEAGVGVRQLHKLMKKHGIKKEEYRPSGTSRDRKPEQ
- a CDS encoding RimK family alpha-L-glutamate ligase → MAVLIVANNPADWPFDLPGVELVSARKYLAENRYSRLRGARVFNLCRSYRYQSTGYYVSLLASARGHRAFPSIMAMQDMKSPSITRFISEDIDEIIQQSLKTIQSGEFTLSIYFGRNMAKKHDRLSRNLFKLFQAPLLQAHFRKNDLWRLHSIRPVAASEIPETHQEFVVEFAREYFSGKRIAVSKRAAPRFDLAILRNPMEHEPPSDERALKRFVKAAISLGMRTELIEREDYGRIAEFDALFIRETTAVNHHTYRFARRAAAEGLVVIDDPDSILKCTNKVYLAELLYQHGIPAPKTLIVHRENVSGIADVLKLPCILKKPDSSFSQGVIKVEDKNSMKRAVMEMLEKSDLVIAQEYLPTPFDWRVGILDGKPLYVCKYYMARKHWQIIKRTKMGKTSEGKVETFPVERAPRNMVRTAVKAANIIGXNDNPSIDAGFEDAVLKDGLYRKIMEVVLKRIEKQKRGGGMP
- a CDS encoding N-formylglutamate amidohydrolase — encoded protein: MRPRGSLTSTGGCATASRKGESTLVSANALIITCEHGGNRIPREYRELFRGNEHILETHRGFDRGARGLARAIASSHSAPLFLATVSRLLVDSNRSAHKRGLFSELSRXSRCLPEKEKEKVLRLHYHPYRNSVESRIRDMVKGGKPVLHVSVHTFTPVLKGRVRRADLGLLYEPARTHERDLAAKWRDIIKGMSPGLRIRLNYPYRGASDGFTTYLRGRFFEELYRGIELEVNSKHIEDSRKWADIRRTLIASIGLITGKNPS
- a CDS encoding glutamate--cysteine ligase is translated as MIVDSASLDVLPVSDEVLCAVAGEYESEVEVGNLLWSNELVLHVIELKTNGPAKNLHPLPEIFHDHVGRVNRLLDPLGGRLMPTSTHPWMNPDREMKLWPHQDNEIYDAFNRIFDCRGHGWANLQCSHLNLPFAGDEEFGRLHAAVRLILPIIPAIAASSPLLELKPTGMLDTRLDLYRKNSGKIPSITGRVIPEPVFTPKEYDHLILQRLYRDIAPHDPEGILRHEWLNARGAIARFERSTIEIRIIDIQECPMADLSIIAAIVRVIEAMVSELWCDVARQKSFGVEELERVMLTTMTAGEYAVISDRKYLDALGFRLSGRCTAGELWQHLVETLFPATREETAAWRDTLLAIIKNGTLSSRILRALGGELAPERVSDVYRGLCDCLAEGRIYTG
- a CDS encoding prolyl oligopeptidase family serine peptidase, with the translated sequence MRIIGAVLILVMTAVSAHGEVRGKPLDYTSDGTTMKGYVAYDDSFTGKRPGILVVHEVWGNNEYARSRARMLAELGYVALALDMYGEGRQSGHPDEARKFASEIRKNMDLGRKRFISAMEVLKKQEQTDPDRIGAIGYCFGGGIALQMARDGLDLKGVASFHGGLATSDPAKPGAVKAKILVLNGADDTFVTPEQIDGFKKEMEGAGADFSFISYPGAVHGFTNPEADENARKYNMKIGYNADADAKSWEEMKEFFTKVFKK
- a CDS encoding hydroxylamine oxidoreductase, encoding MRKLLFVFFLCLGLTFLSASSSISEEAGGKAPCVGCHVTKTPGIVKQWKDSKHSTEDVSCLGCHGGKDGDPSAYRHGEKMITAVPSPRYCAGCHAEAVEQNSVSKHAWGAFLGPLKPYYMKAREMGLDPMTQETAKKLNPEEMAKRALTPLFPDSGILKKIGLLDDPEYNHNNVVLGCIECHGSFIIAGPEGKLSGWPNAGVGRINPDGSLGACTYCHTRHRFSIEEARKPETCGQCHLGPDHPQHEIYEESKHGNIYASSGESWNWSAPSGKWGPEDIVAPTCATCHISGFGKAVKTTHDVGARLYWELQPKKSVPQWKGPDELDFVLKRVPDKEKAERGRAEMKKVCYQCHSSQWADNYLIEFDRVVADYNRLWDYTDNLLKQAYEEGLISKDNPLDETPEIMHYLVWHHDGRRWRMGASMMGPDWTHWNGAVDAIMNKLGAMINDIEMRRKIKELEKKP